In one window of Lacticaseibacillus casei DSM 20011 = JCM 1134 = ATCC 393 DNA:
- a CDS encoding ATP-binding cassette domain-containing protein, with translation MKPTISLLSRQKVLTLLTTLLILIESLGKVASSLTLAPLTDQLINKNFNGVVFWLLSTITIWGITLTIGYVNSVLKAQIIRKVTNQLRTDIADGLSTVPISEYKKVNHNEYVSWLTNDVNMIEQNGLDAFFSLLGNVTTLLFAVTSLAFYHYSLALAAIILGLLTMTIPQFFSKIMTRETNRLATANSSFLGKADDIIGGFSVFFSHNLGNVFTHKLAVASDQQGKEKVLYTKNVGLVNLLISGVNVTAQMLVLALTCLLVVGGYFTVGVISSSGSLAGTVFNNLAGMIQGIFQMKSVTVLLHKDTSSKEPALSPEDDSFKNALTVDHLSFNYGEKPVIKDISYRFKKGGKYAILGKSGTGKSTLINLMSGRLTNYSGSIHVDDLELNSLPASMLNAKIELVDQKSYIFNESVQENITLGNPKASNTLNKIVEFLGINTFTSLSTNIHEHGSNLSGGQRQKLALARALSFRKPILIVDEVTAGIDDESAQAIEDALLAEKDLTVIMITHHLSPKTKAQLTGTLELA, from the coding sequence ATGAAACCAACTATCAGCTTACTATCGCGACAAAAGGTGTTGACGCTATTAACAACGTTACTGATTCTAATCGAGTCGCTTGGCAAAGTGGCCAGCTCACTAACCCTTGCGCCCTTGACCGATCAGCTCATCAACAAAAACTTTAACGGTGTCGTCTTTTGGCTACTGTCCACCATTACCATCTGGGGCATTACCCTAACCATTGGCTACGTGAATTCAGTACTGAAGGCCCAAATTATCCGTAAGGTAACAAATCAGTTGCGTACTGACATTGCAGACGGGCTCAGCACTGTACCGATTTCCGAATACAAGAAAGTCAATCATAATGAATACGTCTCATGGTTAACCAATGACGTCAATATGATCGAACAAAATGGCTTAGATGCGTTCTTCTCGCTATTAGGCAATGTTACAACGCTACTGTTTGCCGTTACGTCGTTAGCTTTCTACCACTACAGTTTGGCACTGGCCGCTATTATTTTGGGACTTCTCACAATGACCATCCCCCAGTTCTTCTCTAAAATTATGACCAGAGAGACTAATCGGCTTGCAACTGCCAATAGTTCTTTTCTAGGAAAAGCGGATGACATTATTGGCGGATTTTCAGTATTTTTCAGTCACAATCTCGGCAACGTTTTTACACACAAGCTGGCTGTGGCTTCCGATCAGCAGGGAAAAGAGAAAGTTCTTTACACCAAAAATGTCGGTTTGGTTAATTTGCTGATCAGTGGTGTCAATGTAACAGCACAAATGCTCGTTTTGGCACTAACTTGCTTGTTAGTTGTCGGCGGTTATTTTACAGTCGGTGTCATCTCTTCTAGTGGTTCGTTGGCAGGCACTGTTTTCAATAATCTTGCAGGTATGATTCAAGGTATCTTTCAGATGAAGTCTGTTACAGTATTGCTTCATAAAGATACTTCCTCAAAAGAACCCGCGCTCTCTCCTGAGGATGATTCATTTAAAAACGCACTTACGGTTGACCATCTTTCTTTTAATTATGGCGAAAAGCCTGTCATCAAGGATATCTCTTACCGCTTCAAGAAAGGTGGTAAGTATGCCATTCTCGGAAAAAGCGGAACTGGAAAATCAACCCTTATCAACCTGATGAGTGGCCGACTTACTAATTACAGCGGTTCTATTCACGTTGATGATCTAGAATTAAACTCACTTCCAGCATCAATGCTGAATGCAAAAATCGAACTTGTCGATCAAAAATCATACATTTTCAATGAAAGCGTTCAAGAAAATATAACATTGGGAAATCCAAAAGCTTCAAATACCCTCAATAAAATCGTGGAATTTCTTGGCATCAATACATTCACCAGTTTGAGTACGAATATCCACGAACATGGCAGTAACTTGTCTGGTGGGCAACGGCAAAAATTAGCACTAGCACGCGCTTTATCATTTCGGAAACCAATCTTGATTGTCGATGAAGTCACGGCTGGTATTGACGACGAAAGTGCCCAAGCCATTGAAGATGCCTTATTAGCCGAAAAAGATCTCACGGTGATCATGATCACGCATCACCTCAGCCCTAAAACAAAAGCACAATTGACTGGCACGCTCGAATTAGCTTAA